The genome window GCACTTGCGGCCGACGGCATCGACGTCACACCCTTCGCCGCGGACCTGTCGGATGGCACCGCAGCCGAGCGTGCAGTCATTGCGGTTGAGGAGCAGGTCGGACCGATTGCTGTGCTGGTCAATTCCGCCGGTGGCGCCGTGCGCGTACCCCCGAGCGAACTAACGCCGGACAAGTGGCGCATCGCGATGGACGCGAAGTTCTTCACCTACATGAACGTCATGGACTATGTCTTGCCGCGCATGGTGTCGCGGCGCGCGGGTGCGATCGTCAACATTATCGGCACTGGCGGCAAGATCGCCTCGCCGATCCATATTCCTGGCGGCGCTGCGAACGCGGCGCTGATGCTGGCCTCGGCCGGTCTGGCTGCAGCTTGGGGACACGCGGGCATACGCGTCAACGTCATCAATCCCGGGGCCACGATGACCGATCGGGTGCAAATGTCGCTGGACGCGGAATCGCGCGCCACCGGAAAGCCGCCGGAGGAGCTGCTGCGTCAAAACCAGCAGCGCATACCGCTTGGGCGCTATGCCACCCCAGAGGAGGTGGCCGATGCCGCGCTTTATCTCGCCAGCGTTCGAGCATCCTACGTGACCGGCGCGTCGTTGACGATGGACGGAGGCCTGACGCCGCTCGTTGTGTGACCGGCTGAGTGCGAAAAATCAACATTGGGAGGAGACCAAATGTTTGGCTGGTATCGCGAGCTAACAAATAGAGAGCGAAATACGTTCTGGGGATGCTTTGCGGGGTGGGCAGTGGACGCGATGGATGCGCAACTGTTCAGCTTTGTGCTTCCGGTGCTGATCGCAGCATGGGGATTGACGACGGCGCAAGCGGGCTATCTCGCCACAGCGACACTCCTCTCGGCCGCCGTGGGTGGCTGGGCATGCGGTTATCTGGCAGACCGCTTCGGCCGCGTCCGCGTCATGCAGTTCACCATTTTATGGTTCTCGGTGTTCACTCTCATCGCCGGCTTCACGCAGAACTTCGAACAGCTCATCGTCGTGCGGGTGCTGCAAGGGCTGGGCTTCGGCGGTGAGTGGGCCGCTGGTGCCGTGCTGATGGGCGAGATCATCCGGCCTATCCACCGCGGCAAGGCGGTGGGCAGCGTTCAAAGTGGTTTTGGCGTCGGCTGGAGTGCCGCGGCCATATTGGCCAGCATCGTTCTGGCCTACGTACCGGCGGAATATGCATGGCGGACCCTGCTGATGATTGGCGTGCTGCCCGGACTTCTGGTTCTGCATCTGCGCCGAACGATCGAGGAGCCGGAACTCTATCAGCAGACCCG of Rhizobium sp. NXC24 contains these proteins:
- a CDS encoding SDR family oxidoreductase, which translates into the protein MNLELDGKVVLITGGSKGIGLACARAFAREGARVAIVSRGADNLAAARAALAADGIDVTPFAADLSDGTAAERAVIAVEEQVGPIAVLVNSAGGAVRVPPSELTPDKWRIAMDAKFFTYMNVMDYVLPRMVSRRAGAIVNIIGTGGKIASPIHIPGGAANAALMLASAGLAAAWGHAGIRVNVINPGATMTDRVQMSLDAESRATGKPPEELLRQNQQRIPLGRYATPEEVADAALYLASVRASYVTGASLTMDGGLTPLVV